CACCATATTGGCGTTGTGCACAAGTTATCCACAAGGCAAGGGGCAACGGCAAAAGGCAAATAGCAAACAAATTCAAACCAGCAACAAGGAACCAGCAACCCGTGTATCTTTCTAATTTGGAAATCTTCGGTTTTAAATCCTTCGCAAAAAAGACTCAATTCGTTTTTCATAACGGCATCACCGGCATTGTCGGCCCCAACGGCTGCGGCAAAAGCAACATCGTCGATGCGATTCGCTGGGCGCTGGGCGAGCAAAAGGCCGGCGCGCTGCGCAGCGAGCTGATGGAGAACGTCATTTTCAACGGTTCGAAAACGCAGAAGCCGCTGGGCATGGCGGAAGTCTCGCTGACGATTCAGAATACGCGCAACGTGCTGCCGATTCAATATTCGGAAGTGGTGATCACGCGGCGGTTGTTCCGCTCCGGCGAAAGCCAGTATCTGCTCAACAACACGGTGTGCCGCTTGAAAGACATCATGGATCTGCTGATGGACACCGGCGTCGGCGCCAATGCATATTCCGTTATCGAGCTGGCGATGGTCGAGCAGATCCTCAACGGCAAGCCGGAAGAGCGGCGGCATATTTTTGAAGAGGCCGCCGGCGTCGGCAAATACAAAGCGCGGCGCAAGGCGGCCTTCCGAAAATTGGAGGCGACCGAGCAGGATTTGCTGCGGCTCAACGATATTCTCACTGAAGTGGAAAAAACCGTCGACTCGTTGAAGCGGCAGGTTCAAAAAGCCGAGCGCTATAAAGTTTATGCCGACGAACTGCGCGAGACCGAGGTGAATCTGGCGGCGTTCAAATTTCACACGATTAAAAACGAGCTGGAGCCGCTCGTCGTCAGCGCCAAAGATTATCGCGACCGCCGCGAGCAAATTTCCGCGCAGCTCGCCGCCGAAGAAGCGCAAATCGAGGAAATGCGTTTGACCCTGTTGGAGGTCGAAAAGCAGCTCGTCGCCCGCCAGCGGGATTTGAACGCCAACACCGAGCGCATCAAGAAAAAAGAGGAACAGATTCTCGTCAGCCAGGAACGCAGCCGCGCCGTCAAGGAAAATCGCGAGCGCTTTCTGAAGGAAATTGAAGAACTCAAGGCGCGCCGGGCCCTGCTGGAGGAAATGCGCGCCTCGTTCACCAATAAAATCGACGAGTTCACGCTGGCGCTGGATGCGGTTGTCGGCGAATTCAACCGCAAACAATCCGCGCTGACCGGCGTTCAGGAACTGTATCAAGCCAAACGCCAGGAAGCGCGGGAGGCGGAGGCGCAGCGCCAGGGCGAAACCGAAACCCTGGCGCAGTTGCAAAAGGAAAATGAGCGGCTGCGCACCCAACTCGAATTTAATGAAAACCGCCGGGCGGTTTTGCAGCAAGAAATCGCTGATTTGCAGCAACGCCGAACCGCGCTTGCCAACCGCCGGGATGAAACGCAGCGCCAACTCGCTGAGGCGTTGGCACGCCTCGATCATTTAAATGCCGAAACCGAGGCGAATCAGAAAACCATTGCGGATACCGAAGCGCATCTTGCGGGTTTGAAAGAACAAATTCTTTCATTGAACGGCGCCATGCAACGGCATCAAGATCGCGCCAGCCTGCTGCGCAAATTTTTGGAGACCTACGAAGATCATCCCGAAGGCGTGAAGCATTTGCTGCTCGAAGGCGGCCTGCCGGAAGGTTGTTTGGGCACGCTGGCTGATCGCATTCGCGTGCCAGAGCCTTATCGCCGCGCCGTGGAAGCTGCGCTTGGCGAAGCGGTGGTCTCCTTGCTGGTCGATTCATTGGATCGCGCCTTTGAGGGCATGGATATTTTACGGCAGCGCGAAAAGGGCATGGTGACGTTTCTGCCTTTGCGCGGTTCGCATCACCCAAACGGCAAAAACCGCAGTGCCAGCCTGGATGATTCGCGCGTGTTGGCGCGGGCCAAAGACGTTGTCGATTGCGACGAGCCGGCGCGCGATCTGATCGAAGATCTTTTGGATGAATGCTACATCGTTTCCTCTCTCGGCGACGCGCGCGCACTTTTGGAACGCGCCAATTCCTCGCGCCAAAGTTTTGTCACGCTCGCCGGCGAAGTGTTGACCACGTGGGGCCCGCTCAAGGGCGGTGACACCAGCCGCTCTTCGGAAAGCGTGATCGACCGCCGGACGCAAATCGAGCAGATCGAAACCGAAGCCGCGCGTTTGCAAGAGCAGGCGGCACAGCAAGCCGGCGCCAAAACCGCCGCCGAAGAAGCTCTGCAACGCGCGTTGGCGCAAAATGAAACGCTGCTCAATCAACGCAAACAAATTGAAAGCGAGAAGCAGAAGCTCGAGCTGGAATTCGGCCAGGCGGTTTTTGAGAGCACTCGCGCCGAGCAGGAAATCCGCCAACGCCAGGAAGAGGCGGCGAAGATCGAGGAAAGCCAACAGCATCTGCGGGCGCAAATTGCCAAGTTGGAACCGCGATTGAATGAGCTTGAAATAAACCGGCAAACCGCGGAAACGGCGAACGCCCAGTTAGCCGCCAATCTCGAAGCGTTGGAGCAGCAATTCCGCGCCGCGCAGGAAGCGGCAAATGCGGCGAACGTCATCGTCGTTGAAAAACGCGCCGAGCTGCGCAATGCCCAATCCGAAATCGAGCGCCTTGCCGGCAATCAACGTGATATAGCCGACAGCATTCAGCGCCGCACCGAACAAATCGCCGAAGCCGAGCAGCAGGCGCAGGAGCTGACCGCGCAGATCAACAGCATCCGCGAGCAGTTGCATGACGATTTTGCCGAGCGCAAGGAGTTGGAGGAAGTGGTGGCGGAAATCGAGCGTTCGTTCCGCGAGCAAAAGCAGGTTGCTGATTCGAAGGAGCGGGCCTTGCGCGCCGTGCGCAACGAGCGCGACGAGGTGTCGGAGAAACTGCATCAGGCCGAGCTGCACATTTCCGAGCTGACGATGCAGCGCGACAACATGGTCAAGCACATTCACGAAACCTATGAGCTTGATCTGGCGCAGCGGAAACCGCCTGAAGGAGAATTTGACGCAGCGGCGGCGGAAGAGCGCGTCAATTGGCTGCGCAACCGCTTGAAGAGCATGGGGCCGGTGAACATGCTGGCGTTGTCCGAATATGAAAAAGAAAAAGAGCGTTTCGATTTTCTCACTTCGCAAAAGAATGACTTGCTCGCCGCGGAAGCCAATTTAAAAGACACGATCAAGGTCATCAACGACACCGCTTACGAGCGCTTCGGCAAAGTCTTCTCGCAGATTCGCGAGAATTTTATTCAAGTCTTCAAGAGCTTTTTTGAGAATGGGGAGGCCGATCTGCGGCTTGACGACGGCGACCCGCTGGAAGCCGACATCGTCATCGAAGCCAATCCCAAAGGCAAGAAGCTCGGCTCGCTGGCCCTGCTCTCCGGCGGTGAGAAAACGCTGACGGCGATTTCATTGCTCTTTGCGATTTATCTGGTGAAACCGAGCCCCTTCTGTATTCTCGATGAAGTCGACGCGCCGCTCGACGACATGAACATCGGCCGTTTCGTCAGCGCGCTGAAAAAATTTTCCGACAATACGCAATTCATCGTCGTCACCCACAACAAACTGACGATGAAAGAGGCGGATTATCTTTACGGCATCACCATGGAAGAGCAGGGCGTGTCGAAAGTGGTTTCGGTGAAGTTTGAAGATGTGAATGTGGGGCAAAAAGCGCTGGCGGCGTAAAAATATTTTATGAAAACAATCTCCCTTAAAATTTTTCTTGTCGCAATTTTTCTTGCGGCGGCCCTCCCAGCGCAGGCGCAGCCGACGGTTTATTTGGTTCGTCACGCCGACAAGCTGGCCAAATGGTATGATGACGATGTTTTAGATGATTTTCATCCACTCAGCGCCGAGGGGGAAACGCGCGCGAAAAAACTTGCCGATCAGTTTGCTTCGGGGACGGTTGCCGCCATTTTCAGCAGCCGCACCACGCGCGCCCTGCACACGGCGCTGCCATTGTCGCAAAAACTCAGCCTGCCGGTTGAAGTCGCCGAGGCCTGCATGGACACCGCGGCGATTGCGGGTTTTTATAAAAGGCTGTCGCAGCGCTTTAAATCCGGGCAGGCCGTCGTGCTGGTCTCACATTCGAACATTATTCCATATTTTCTCATCAAAGCCGGCCTCGCCCAAAGCTGTTTTAAAGAAATCGGCATTAAGGCTTCGTCGCCTGGCGAGTGGCTGCTCATCGAGGGCTACGACAACATTTGGAAAATAGAAAAATTGTTTGCCCCTCGCAAGAATTGCGAAGGCTTTGCTGTCATGAAGTTTTAAGGCTTTGGAAAATCCGCCGCCGGCACTAAAAAAATCTGCAACGTTTGGGCTATGGCACCAATCTTTAAAATGTAAGTTGTTCAATCGGCAAATCGATGTCACGAGAAAGATCCAGTTGAGCCGGTTTATCACGTTCGCTATTGCAGACGCAGGAGTCAGGTATGGCAGCACAACGCATGAAATCTTATGAAATGATTCCGGAACGGATAAAGAAACATTATCTCCAGTTTTACGACGAACTTTATCATCCCGAACGCAGCGCCATCGATCTGAAGACCAAGGAGTTGATCGCGATTGCCGCTTCCGTGGTGGCCGACTGCAAGGGTTGTTTTCGCGGCCATGTGCTCAAAGCCGTGCGCGCCGGCGCCACGCGCGAAGAAGTCGGCGAAGCCATTGCCATTGCCATTGCCATCAGCGGCGCCGCCATCGTGGATCGCACCGATATTGCGAACGAGCAATTCGATCTCGTTCGAAAGCTGTGGGAAAACGGCGGGAAAAGCGACGATGATGAGGCAGATGCAACGACGCCGTAGATTGCTGTTGCGGTCGCGGTCATTTCTGTGAATTTTTATCCGAGGGCGTTTGGGGAATACTTCTGGTATATTTTGTATCGAAATGAAAATCCTCGATTTTTGGGAAAAAATAGCCTGATTTTTTCAATTCCTGATAATCTTTATCGATAAAGTATCCGACCGTCATGGCCAGGCGAAAAGTGAGCGCGCCGTAGAAGCCGATTTGCCGTTTGGAAAGATCGAGCAAAGGTGCGGAGATTTCGTTTCGGCCATTTGCCGCCTCATCGCCGGCGAGAACACCCAAAGCGATATATCCCAAATCCAACAATCCAAAAACCGCGGACCAGACGATGGCCGATTTTTGCGCCGTGCGCGGATGGTCTTTCATGATATACCATGACGCCAAACCGGGATTCAGCAGATTCCACGCCATGAATCGAGAGAAACTTTTCTCGGGCAGCGCATGGTCGTATAACGGCTTGCCTTTGTTCAGTGCGATTTCCTGAACAGCGGCATAAAGAAACAGTTTGACCAAATCGCGGTCGGCCGCCCGCATGCTTTTGCTGTAGCGCGGAATGCTGTCCGGCGGCATCAACCAAAATCC
Above is a genomic segment from candidate division KSB1 bacterium containing:
- the smc gene encoding chromosome segregation protein SMC; this encodes MYLSNLEIFGFKSFAKKTQFVFHNGITGIVGPNGCGKSNIVDAIRWALGEQKAGALRSELMENVIFNGSKTQKPLGMAEVSLTIQNTRNVLPIQYSEVVITRRLFRSGESQYLLNNTVCRLKDIMDLLMDTGVGANAYSVIELAMVEQILNGKPEERRHIFEEAAGVGKYKARRKAAFRKLEATEQDLLRLNDILTEVEKTVDSLKRQVQKAERYKVYADELRETEVNLAAFKFHTIKNELEPLVVSAKDYRDRREQISAQLAAEEAQIEEMRLTLLEVEKQLVARQRDLNANTERIKKKEEQILVSQERSRAVKENRERFLKEIEELKARRALLEEMRASFTNKIDEFTLALDAVVGEFNRKQSALTGVQELYQAKRQEAREAEAQRQGETETLAQLQKENERLRTQLEFNENRRAVLQQEIADLQQRRTALANRRDETQRQLAEALARLDHLNAETEANQKTIADTEAHLAGLKEQILSLNGAMQRHQDRASLLRKFLETYEDHPEGVKHLLLEGGLPEGCLGTLADRIRVPEPYRRAVEAALGEAVVSLLVDSLDRAFEGMDILRQREKGMVTFLPLRGSHHPNGKNRSASLDDSRVLARAKDVVDCDEPARDLIEDLLDECYIVSSLGDARALLERANSSRQSFVTLAGEVLTTWGPLKGGDTSRSSESVIDRRTQIEQIETEAARLQEQAAQQAGAKTAAEEALQRALAQNETLLNQRKQIESEKQKLELEFGQAVFESTRAEQEIRQRQEEAAKIEESQQHLRAQIAKLEPRLNELEINRQTAETANAQLAANLEALEQQFRAAQEAANAANVIVVEKRAELRNAQSEIERLAGNQRDIADSIQRRTEQIAEAEQQAQELTAQINSIREQLHDDFAERKELEEVVAEIERSFREQKQVADSKERALRAVRNERDEVSEKLHQAELHISELTMQRDNMVKHIHETYELDLAQRKPPEGEFDAAAAEERVNWLRNRLKSMGPVNMLALSEYEKEKERFDFLTSQKNDLLAAEANLKDTIKVINDTAYERFGKVFSQIRENFIQVFKSFFENGEADLRLDDGDPLEADIVIEANPKGKKLGSLALLSGGEKTLTAISLLFAIYLVKPSPFCILDEVDAPLDDMNIGRFVSALKKFSDNTQFIVVTHNKLTMKEADYLYGITMEEQGVSKVVSVKFEDVNVGQKALAA
- a CDS encoding histidine phosphatase family protein, with product MKTISLKIFLVAIFLAAALPAQAQPTVYLVRHADKLAKWYDDDVLDDFHPLSAEGETRAKKLADQFASGTVAAIFSSRTTRALHTALPLSQKLSLPVEVAEACMDTAAIAGFYKRLSQRFKSGQAVVLVSHSNIIPYFLIKAGLAQSCFKEIGIKASSPGEWLLIEGYDNIWKIEKLFAPRKNCEGFAVMKF
- a CDS encoding carboxymuconolactone decarboxylase family protein; the protein is MAAQRMKSYEMIPERIKKHYLQFYDELYHPERSAIDLKTKELIAIAASVVADCKGCFRGHVLKAVRAGATREEVGEAIAIAIAISGAAIVDRTDIANEQFDLVRKLWENGGKSDDDEADATTP